Proteins from one uncultured Anaeromusa sp. genomic window:
- a CDS encoding pilus assembly protein TadG-related protein, with protein MRYGWKVLQVLREPRGATMVLVAGAIFVLLGITALAVDAGFLYWNKAQVQTAADAAALAGAQELRHSPEAAVSEARAYAALNGKADDVVTPDTSVENQLTVTVWRMVDLYFANIFGIPQWPVEATATAGLQPAVGVIGIVPFGIVLNNNLTYGTQVTIKYGSGEGYSGNFHALALGGTGASNYQANIEQGYGGVVRIGDWIQTETGNMAGPSIKGVSYRVNQDPSSTYLNVQDGSARIIVVPMLTSFEVSGRTDVQVAGFAAFFLEGVGKSGNDNYVIGSFLKFVTPGEGGSNPDWGVYTVKLVR; from the coding sequence ATGCGGTATGGTTGGAAGGTGTTACAGGTATTGCGGGAGCCGCGCGGCGCAACAATGGTGCTGGTGGCGGGAGCCATTTTTGTATTGCTGGGGATTACCGCCTTGGCTGTTGACGCAGGATTTCTGTATTGGAATAAAGCGCAAGTGCAGACGGCAGCCGATGCAGCCGCTCTGGCGGGAGCGCAGGAGCTACGCCACAGTCCGGAGGCTGCTGTAAGCGAAGCCAGAGCGTATGCGGCGCTGAACGGCAAAGCGGACGATGTAGTGACGCCGGATACTTCGGTGGAAAACCAGCTTACGGTAACCGTCTGGCGGATGGTAGATTTATATTTTGCCAATATTTTTGGTATCCCCCAGTGGCCGGTTGAGGCCACGGCGACCGCAGGACTGCAGCCGGCGGTTGGGGTGATTGGGATTGTGCCCTTCGGCATCGTTTTGAATAACAATCTTACCTATGGCACCCAGGTTACCATAAAATACGGCAGCGGTGAAGGGTACAGCGGCAATTTCCATGCGTTGGCTTTGGGGGGGACCGGCGCCTCTAATTATCAAGCTAATATTGAGCAAGGCTATGGCGGCGTAGTTCGTATTGGCGATTGGATTCAGACCGAGACTGGCAATATGGCTGGCCCTAGCATTAAGGGTGTTTCTTATCGTGTGAATCAGGATCCGAGCTCAACCTATTTGAACGTGCAGGATGGATCAGCGCGGATTATTGTCGTGCCGATGCTGACGAGTTTTGAGGTCAGCGGCCGCACGGATGTGCAGGTTGCCGGCTTTGCCGCCTTCTTTTTAGAAGGAGTTGGAAAAAGTGGAAATGATAATTATGTTATAGGCTCTTTCTTAAAGTTTGTTACACCTGGTGAGGGGGGGAGCAATCCAGACTGGGGCGTGTATACGGTCAAGCTGGTCCGCTAA